A stretch of DNA from Paenibacillus sp. FSL W8-0186:
TTTCCACGCTATCCAGAATATAAAGCGCTTTACTACCTACTATACTAGAAAAAATATAGCCTAAAGGGGGAAATTCCTCTGATCATTTTCATGGATCAACTACTAAATAAAATAAGATAAACGTAGTAGGCCATTGGCATTATATTGACATTATTCCACATAATTATACAATGTCATTAGATAGATTTATTTTTGATACGTCGTATTTCATACATAACTACTACTTTAGTAATGTTTTTCACATTTTTTAGGTCAGAACTGTCTAAACTATTTTATTTTAGGAGACGAAGCTATGGCTAGGGATACTAAAAATAAGTCAATGGGTTGGTTGAAAGGCGTTCTTTCTAATTCAAATGAACCTGTTCCAACTGCCACAGAAGGGGTAGAAGAACCTCTAGAGCTAGTCGAAGATACGGTTAGCCACAAGGAAGTACCCAGTCCATCGGAAAGCTCTAGCAAGAAATACATGCTTTCTAAAGAGAATCTTGATAAAGTATCTCTGGATTTAGTCGTTTCTCTTGAGAACATGCTGAATGAGCGGCAATTGATTTTGTACAAAAACGAAGATTATGAGCAGCAGCTACAGACGGCAAATGAAGCGATCAGCCGTTTAAAGTATGATCTGGTCAAGAAGGAACAGATTATTCAAGATAAAAGCAAGGAAATCCGCACGCTGGAAACTAGCCTGACCAACAAGCAAATGGCTTATGACCAGCTTCTCGAAGACTATAAAGAGTATCAAAGTACGGCAAACCACGACTTCGAGAAGGTGTCCAGCCAGCTGGAGAAAGAAATCAACAAGTATAACCTGCTCAAAGAAGAGTCGGCGAATATCCAGTATCAAAATATGCTAACGATGAGAGAACTGGAAGAGAGAATCCGAGAGTTGGAAGCTGAGAACACGAAGTTCGAGGCACAATACGCAAAAATTTTGGCGGAAAAAGCCGAGTTAATGCAGACGATCAACGATTTTACAGAGCGGATGTCGTTCTCCTTCTCATCAAAATCCACTTCCACTTCCGAATAATGACTACCTGCTCTCTAGTCACTGCTAGAGAAAGGAGATATCTATGTCCGTGCAAGTCTATCAGGTGAAGCTGCTAGAGCTTCATTCCGTCCATAAAGAGCTAGATCAATCCTATTTGCGAGTCAAGTTGACCTCTGATCAAGAATTAGAGCTGCTGTGGCATATCGACGAGGAAACAGCAGAAAGCCTGCTGGCCGTCCTGGAACCGGAAGGGGTCTACAAATATAGATTATCCTTCCATAGCTCTTGGAATTCCGTCAAAAACCAATACGAAAGCTTCCTGACCAAAACCTACCGCGATCAAAGCGAGAGAGTCTATTTCTCCTGCTCGGAAGCCTATGTAAGCGGATTAAACGCGATCAAGAACAATGAGCCCGTCAGCGAAATCCAAACCCGGTCAGTTGGATCCGAGGCGCCGCCTCCACAGGAGTCCCAAGCAGCGAAGGAGACCCGTCAGCCTAAGCTCCAGCGCAGGCTAACCTGGTCGGCAGTGGCGTTATTGAGCCTGGTTTTCACGGTTCTGCTGGGATCTTCTATGCCAACTTTTATCTATAAGGCAGCCAGCGGTGAAGTGGCGAACGCAAGTTTCGGCGAGAGCGAAGTCAACAGAAATTTCGCCGGATACGTGGCTGGCCATAGAGCTGTTACCGTTAGCGCACAATTTAAAGCCAGCTCCAACAGCGAACCGAGACAACCTCTGCAGGAGTCCGTTCAATCAGCTTTACCGGCCGTAGCTCTGGAGGAGACCGTTACCTTCAACCTTCCTAAAGGCAAGGTGGCGCTGACCTTTGACGACGGCCCCTCGAAGTATACTAAGGCGATTACGGATATCCTGACGGAGCATGAAGTTGGGGGCAGCTTCTTTTTTATCGGGAAAAACGTTAAGAAATACCCTGAATCGGTGCAATACGCAAAATCAAGCGGGTACACAGTTGGCAGCCACAGCATGAATCATTTGGAATTGCCCAAGCTGTCTAGCGATAAACAAAAGTATGAAATTACGCATCCCAATGAGCTGATTCAGAAAATCACCAACGAGCCTGTCGTGCTGTTCCGGCCTCCTTACGGAGCCCACAATGATTCGATCACCGACATCGTCCGTGGAATCGATAACAAGATGGTGCTATGGAACGTCGATACCAAGGATTGGGAGAGCCGGGATGCCGAGAAAATTTACAATTCCGTAGCAAAGGCCAAAGTTGACGGATCGATTATTCTTCTCCATGAGTCCCAGGCCACGGTTGACGCTTTGCCGCGAATCATTCAGTTCCTGAAGGAACAGAACCTGGAGCTTGTAAATTTGCAATAACCCTAAAGACCACCCCTTCGGGTGGTCCTTTTTAGAGAGAGTTCCCGGCAGACGTGTTCTGCTCCGCAATATTTTCCTTACCTTCCAATTGCCCGCCTATTGTGTGTACTCCCCGCCGTGCAAATAACGAACCGTACCCGCATCGAGCTGAAGATCGCCTGCGCTTGCGCTTTCCTCCAGCTGCTGCCTGGTGCGGCAGCCGACAATCGGAAACGTGGCAAACGGCTGCGACGTCAAATACGCAAGCGCTATTTCGGTCCCAGAGCGGCCAAGCTGCCCCGCAAGCTCCTGAACCCTGTTCAGCCGCGCAAAGTTGGCCTCATTGTAGAACATATCAGCGACACTGGGCTTGGAACGATCTTCAGGACGGAATTTTCCGCTGAAAAATCCCTGTGCCTGAGACGTATACGGGATAGCCGCAAGCCCTGTCTTGATATGATAATCCAGCATCTGCCCGTCCATCTGGACAGTGGTTGGATCCGCCAGGCTCCCCGGGTTC
This window harbors:
- a CDS encoding polysaccharide deacetylase family protein, with amino-acid sequence MSVQVYQVKLLELHSVHKELDQSYLRVKLTSDQELELLWHIDEETAESLLAVLEPEGVYKYRLSFHSSWNSVKNQYESFLTKTYRDQSERVYFSCSEAYVSGLNAIKNNEPVSEIQTRSVGSEAPPPQESQAAKETRQPKLQRRLTWSAVALLSLVFTVLLGSSMPTFIYKAASGEVANASFGESEVNRNFAGYVAGHRAVTVSAQFKASSNSEPRQPLQESVQSALPAVALEETVTFNLPKGKVALTFDDGPSKYTKAITDILTEHEVGGSFFFIGKNVKKYPESVQYAKSSGYTVGSHSMNHLELPKLSSDKQKYEITHPNELIQKITNEPVVLFRPPYGAHNDSITDIVRGIDNKMVLWNVDTKDWESRDAEKIYNSVAKAKVDGSIILLHESQATVDALPRIIQFLKEQNLELVNLQ